A section of the Schistosoma haematobium chromosome ZW, whole genome shotgun sequence genome encodes:
- the CAF1_1 gene encoding CCR4-Not complex caf1 ribonuclease subunit Caf1 (EggNog:ENOG41032WD~COG:B): MMLHPSDSEDIVEERVINEEYKIWKRNTPFLYDMLMSHCLEWPSLTAQWLPSVERTGRDYSVHRLILGTHTSDEQNHLLIVTVHLPNDQAEFDASAYDSERGDFGGFYFPSGKLEISMKINHEGEVNRARFMPQNPDIIATKTPSGDVLIFNYPRHPPKTPSDRGCQPDLRLKGHQKEGYGLSWNVSLNGHLLSASDDQTICLWDVNAAPLDGCDLDAMAIFTGHHSVVEDVSWHLFHGHIFGSVADDNKLMVWDTRSSNRTKPQHQVDAHTAEVNCLAFNPFSEFIIATGSADKTVALWDLRNLRLKLHSFESHRDEIFQVQWSPHNETILASSGTDRRLHVWDLSKIGIDQTAEDADDGPPELLFIHAGHTAKISDFSWNINDPWAICSVSEDNILQIWQMAENIYNDDEIEMGNPELEQHS, from the exons ATGATG TTGCACCCTTCAGATTCTGAAGATATTGTCGAAGAGAGAGTAATAAATGAAGAATACAAGATATGGAAGAGGAATACTCCGTTCTTGTACGATATGCTGATGTCACACTGCTTGGAATGGCCAAGTTTAACTGCTCAGTGGTTGCCATCTGTGGAAAG GACTGGGCGAGATTACTCCGTTCATCGTTTAATACTGGGGACTCACACATCTGATGAGCAAAATCATTTATTGATAGTTACGGTTCATCTACCAAATGACCAGGCAGAGTTTGATGCAAGTGCTTATGATAGTGAACGAGGTGACTTCGGGGGATTTTATTTTCCATCTGGGAAGTTGgaaatatcaatgaaaataaatcatgAAGGTGAAGTCAATCGTGCTCGGTTTATGCCACAGAATCCAGACATAATAGCTACCAAAACACCAAGTGGTgatgttttaatatttaattaccCAAGACATCCACCGAAAACTCCATCAGACCGTGGTTGCCAACCTGATTTACGTCTCAAG GGTCATCAAAAAGAAGGTTATGGTCTTTCATGGAATGTGTCTCTTAATGGTCATCTCCTTTCAGCATCTGATGATCAGACAATTTGTTTGTGGGATGTTAATGCTGCTCCTTTAGATGGCTGTGATCTAGATGCGATGGCTATCTTTACGGGTCATCATTCAGTAGTTGAGGATGTTTCTTGGCATCTTTTCCATGGACATATTTTTGGTTCAGTAGCAGATGATAACAAACTTATGGTTTGGGATACACGGAGTTCAAATCGTACAAAACCTCAGCACCAAGTAGATGCTCATACAGCCGAAGTCAATTGTCTTGCTTTTAATCCGTTTTCTGAGTTTATTATTGCGACGGGAAGTGCAGACAAA ACTGTTGCTCTTTGGGATCTGCGTAATCTTCGGCTGAAGCTACATTCATTTGAATCTCATAGGGATGAAATATTCCAG GTCCAGTGGTCTCCACATAATGAAACTATATTGGCAAGCTCAGGGACTGATCGTCGTCTTCATGTCTGGGATTTAAGTAAGATAGGTATTGATCAGACTGCTGAAGATGCGGATGATGGACCTCCTGAGTTATTGTTCATTCATGCTGGACATACAGCAAAGATTTCAGATTTTTCGTGGAATATTAATGATCCGTGGGCTATTTGCTCTGTATCTGAGGATAATATTTTACAGATCTGGCAAATG GCTGAGAATATATACAATGATGATGAAATAGAGATGGGGAATCCAGAACTTGAACAGCATTCTTAG